The DNA window ATCCTCCTCTTATCTATTATGTCTAGGAGCAGGTTCTGGAAGTTCTCACTGCTCCTCCTGATCTCATCGATGAGGGCTCCGGTGTCAAGTAACATGGCCGCGAGCAGAGGCCTCGGTATGAAGGAGTCCTCATTAAAGCCGTACTTCATTGCCATGAGGGGGTGAAAGTCGCCGACTACCTTATACTCATCATAGTCGGGAGAGGCCGGAAGCACAAATGGCGCCCTCCCGGCCCAGAGTCTGAGCAGGGCCTCACCTATCTCGGTCTTGCCGGTTCCCGGAGGTCCCTCAAAGAGGACAGGCCTGCCTATGATAAACGCGGCAAACGTGACCTTGACTATGCGTGGATCTACAACCAACCTGAACCTCTCCTCAAGGAGCCTGACGGCCTCGGATGGGCTCCTCACAGGTTCTTCTGGCTCTAACACCTGTGAGTAGATCTCTCTGGCCTTAGCCTCTATCAAGTCTTCCCTGCTATCGCCCTGCATCTTCGCGCTTCTCTCCATTTATCTCTGACCTTAGCGCCTAAAGGGTTTGTTGGCCGGCCTAGCGTGATTCCCCAGGCTCCGCGAAGTCCAGGCCTATAAGCCACGAACCGGGCTCCT is part of the Acidilobus sp. 7A genome and encodes:
- a CDS encoding MoxR family ATPase, which translates into the protein MERSAKMQGDSREDLIEAKAREIYSQVLEPEEPVRSPSEAVRLLEERFRLVVDPRIVKVTFAAFIIGRPVLFEGPPGTGKTEIGEALLRLWAGRAPFVLPASPDYDEYKVVGDFHPLMAMKYGFNEDSFIPRPLLAAMLLDTGALIDEIRRSSENFQNLLLDIIDKRRIVIPELKRTFRARGLGFQFIFTSNPDDVAQGELSDAFLRRVVRVEFTYPSPEEEQRIILLKLSDKPVVKSPLIRRVVDIVNELRRLGSLTHKPGVDASIAWVGLAQAVAKTEGSPQVTERHLLEVAQAALVKDPADEEAIRKVVDERLREG